The region GAATATTAATGCCATCAATTTGTCTCTCGCATAAAATTGCAATAGCACCTTTAGCTTGCGCCTCAGCAATAAAATGATGACCATCAAATTTTTCACCCGGCAAAGCAATAAATAAATGACCTGGTAAAACTTTCCGACTATCAATAGAGATACCTGTTACAAAAAGAGGTTGACTATATTGACATCCTAATTGTTGAATTAAAGTTGTAATGTTCATAGTATTATTAAGGAAGGTATTAAAATAAGTGTAGTGATTATTAACCTTACACACTAATGTTAGTAAAATGCAATATAAATTATTAAGGAAAAGCCGCTACTGTTTTAATTTCCTCTATATTAAGAGTAATATCAATTTAAGCAATTTCGTTTTCCTTAAATTCTTTAATATCTGATATATCAGTAATATTTAGTAATTTATAATAATGTCTTAAACTTTCTGCCGTTAATGGCCGCTTTTTTTCATCAAGTAAAAGTGTATCTAATTCATCACTTAGCTGCTTGGCTGTATCCAACATAATAGTAAAGCGTTCTTTATCGATAGTAGGATTACCTGAAGAATGCATGAATAAGCATAAGCCTCTTACCGAAAATCCCCCAATATTTTGCAAATCGAAAACCCCTGTCGGTGTTGCAGCTGCAAGGCTGCATAAAATGGGGCCCTGACCATTGGAATATTGATGTCTATGAAACAAGTGGCCTTCGCCAAACCTCAAGCCAGCAGCTAATACAGTTTGCAGTAATTCATATCCTGCTAGCTGACGATTTTCTTTAGCCAGTAAAAACATCATGACTGAAGGGCCTGTTTCATTATTACTTTCATAAGATGACTCATTATTTATAACTTCATCAACTAAAATAGGTTTTTTATCATCATGTTCACTAGCACTAATTTTTACATTAGCTAAATCCTCTTCTTCGTTTAATAGGTTAGAATTAACTTTGCGTACAGCAATAATGTCATCAAACGGCTTATTTTCTACTTTACCTAACGGCGGTTGATAGCTTGAGAAACGATTGGCTTGACGTTTGGTTTTCATTAAACGTCCTATTGCAATGACTACGCCAATTAGTAATATTACATTGAGTACTAGACTTAAGTTTGCCTGCATATTGACTCCTATTCACTGTCCGCTACATTTATACCTCTTAGAATTAAAGGTATATCACTAATACTTTTTAGCGTATTAAAATTAAAATTTATTAAGCCTCAGTTATTGCTAAAGCTTGCTCAACATCAACAGAAACGATTCGAGAGACGCCTGGCTCACGCATAGTTACACCAATTAAATGATCAGCTAATTCCATCGTTATCTTGTTATGCGTTATAAACAAAAATTGCACTACTTGGGACATTTCTTTTACTAAATTACAAAATCGTCCAATATTTACATCATCTAAAGGCGCGTCTACTTCATCTAACATACAAAAAGGAGAAGGATTTAACTGGAAAATAGCAAATATTAGCGCCACTGCTATCATTGCTTTCTCTCCTCCGGATAGCAGATAGATTGTATTATTACGCTTTCCTGGCGGCTGCGCTGTAATTAAGACGCCTGCTTCTAATAAATTATCACCAGTTAACTCTAAGGCAGCTCGCCCTCCACCGAAAAGACGTGGAAATAAAGATTGAAACGTAGCGTTCACGTCATTAAATGTTTGTTGAAAACGCAATTTTGTTTCTTTATCTAACTTTTCAATCGCAACCTCAAGCATTGCTAGGGCATTAATCAAATCGCTATATTGCTCGTCTAAATACTGTTTTCTTTGCATTTCATTGCTATATTCCTCAATAGCTGCAAGGTTAATAGCACCTAGGCGATTTATTTCCGTAACGATTTCTTCAATATGCTGCTCACGCACTTTAATAGTTATTTCAGGTGCTAATGCCTTAATTAGGGCTTGCACTTGAAACCCTTGCTCTTTTAATACATCTAATAGATTACCGATTTGCACTCGAAATGTCTGTAGTTGTAACTGCAGTTGTTGCATTTTTTCTTGTAAAATTTTAATTTGCTTTTCATCTGCTTTAATTTTAGCTTCTTGAGCTGTAAATTTGGCTTTGTCATCATTAAGCTCTTCGCGTATGACTTGTAAAGATTGCTCTACTTTTTTATGCTCTTCTAATCTCACTTCTAATTTTTTTTCGCAAGAAAAATTAGATTCTAAAAGTGTAGCGAGCTGTTTATCATCTTCCTTTAAACGTTCCTTTAATAAGATTAACTTGTCTTGTTTAGCAGCAGCATTAGCAGTAATTTGTTTATAAGTTAATTGATTACGTTCATTTTCTATCTCTAATTGATGCATCAAATTACGTGCCTCATGTAAATCTTTTTCTTTAAACAAAAAGGCATCATCAAAATCTTGTTTGCTTCTATTATATTGCTCTTGTTCAGCTAAGAACTGTTGCTTTAAGGGAAGAGCTGCTGCAATTATTTGGTCTATAGTAAAGCGTTGATCAGCTAAATCTACTAATCGTTGTTTTATTTGTTCATTATCTTTTAATAGCTCTTGCCTCTTCGTATTAAGTTGCTCAATTTTCAATTGGAGCGTATCAATTCTTGTTTTTTCTGATCTAATTTCATCAAGAATAATATTTAATTCTTCTTTAGAAGCAACTACTTTCTCCTGCTGCTCTTCTAAAAACAAATGAAGTTCATCACGTTTTTGTTTTAATTGTTCTAAATTCGTTTGGGCTTGTTGAAGCTCGCTTTCTAAATGACTTAATTCCTCTTGCTTAGCTAATAAACTAACGGTATCTACAGGGGCTTTTCCCGTAATTCGAATCCACCCTTTAGCAAGCCAGCAACCCTCTTTTGTAATAATTGACTCATCCTCACCAATTTGAGGCAGCCAACTACAAGCTTCTATAACACTTGAGGCTGTAAAAACCTTATGCAAATTTGGTAAAAAATAAGGTACAGAGCTACTTATTTTATCAGCTAGGCATGGATAATTTGTTGATTTTTTTAAATTAAAATAAGGAGTAGTAAAACTTTGCGAGTTATCTGCTAGTTCATTTAATTTAGCTAAAATAGGTTGAAGTGAGGTAACAACGGTTGCTTGCAAATAGTCTTTTAAAACTAATTCGCATGCATATTGCCATTCTTTATCCACTATTAAGCTTTCAAAAAGACGCGGGTGATCTTTTATTGAGCTATAGCTTTGCTTTTTAATCGTAGCTAAGATCGCAGCCACTGACGCATGCTTTGCTGTTAACTGATGCATTTGATCTTGAGCCTGATATAGTTCTGCTTCCGTTTGTATTAATTGTTGACGTATCTCACCTAAATTATTAAATAGTCTTTGATAATTGATTTCTTGCTCTGTCTTTTTATTTTCTAAGTGTATTAAATTGGTTTTCTCCTGCACGAGATTAATAGCATTTAATTCTTGAGTAAGTGAAGACAACAAGTCTGTGTTTTTATCAAAAGTAATTTGTACATTTTGCTGTTCTTGAATGATATGTTGATAATGCACTTGTTGCACTTGTAGCTCTTGTTCAGTACGAGTTAAATTGGTTTGGACTTCTTTAATTTTTGTTTGCCACTCTAACTGCTCTTGTTTTGCAACTTGATATAGTTGCTGCTTTTTTATTAATTGCTGTTTAGAAGCCTCTAAATTAAACTCAGTTCGTTTAATATCATCCTGATAATTTTGTATTAATTTTTGTTCATGGTTTAATTGAGTATTTAACTCCAGCTGTTCTGTATAAATAGTTTGTCTATTCATTAATAAGCGCTGATGTTCTTGATTTTGCTGCTGCAATTGTTCTTCTAAGCGAGCAATTTCTGTTGTTAATTGATAAAAATGGGCTTGCTGGGTTTCAATTACATCCTGCGTTTGCTCTATTCTTATTTTTAAAGAGGTATTGTGGCTATATATTTGTGTAATACTAGTCTGATATTGCTCATAATCTATAGTAAACTGGTTAATTTGGTTTTCTAATTGTGATGATTGCTTAGTTAAGTCTTGCCATTTGAGCGCTATTATTTCTGCTTTATAAGTTCGCTCCAAATTCTTTAGTTCTTGATAATATGCAGCTGCTTTTGCTTGTCGTTCAAGTCGCTGTAATTGTTTAGTAAGCTCATCCCTGATATCACTTACTCGGGCTAAATTTTCTCGAGTCTGATTTATACGCATGACAGTTTCACGTCGTCGCTCTTTATATTTAGAAATGCCTGCTGCTTCTTCTAAATGAGCACGTAACTCTTCAGGCTGTGCTTCAACTAATCTTGATACAGTCCCTTGACCAATAATTGAATATCCGCGAGCGCCTGCACCGGTGCCTAAAAAAAGATCGGTAATATCGCGTCGCCTACAGCGAATTCCATTTAAAAAATAAAGAGAATCCCCTGCACGAGTTACTAATCTTTTAATAGCAATTTCTTGATAATTACCATATTGGCCACCAAGCCTGCCTAATGAATTATCAAAAATCAATTCAACTGAGGCTTGTCCTACCGCTTTACGGTTAGTTGAACCATTAAAAATAATATCTGTTAAGGATTCACCCCGTAAGGTTTTAGCGGAGCTCTCTCCTAATACCCATCTAACTGCATCAATGATATTTGACTTTCCACAACCATTTGGACCAACCACAGCTACCAGATGGCTGGGGAAAGGAATAGAGATTGGATCAACAAATGACTTAAATCCTGCTAATTTTAATTGTTTTAGATGCATCAGTAATAAAATAGAAAAAGATTACAAAATTGTACCTTAAGGATTTTAGGAGGAGAAGATAAAATCTTGTAGTACCTACCCTTATTGATAGTTACTATTTTAAACCGTACTGATTTATTTTATCTAACAACTTTTCTATAAAATCAGTACTTTGTTTATAATCATTTACCAAATTATCATAAGCAATTTGTAGCGCTTTATGCTTCTCCTGATCGACATTGCGCCTAGATTTATTTACCTCATCATTCAATTTAATTAACTTAAATTTTAATTCTTTAATTTCATTTTGTAACTTTAGACGTTCTTGCTTTAATTTAGCAATACGCTTTATAAAAACCTGATAATATTTTTTTCCAATTAGCGTTATAAATAAGTTATTAATAATGAGAGGAAAAATCCAAATTGGCCAAGCTTTAAAAAAGAAATGAAATCCAGGCGAAGAATGCATGATAGGTATATCTGGCTCTTGAAAACCACCTAAAAAATGGGCTAATAGATATTGTTCCCAAAAATAAAATCCGCTAGATAAAAAAGTTACGACTACAATTAAGATTAAATATCCTATAATTTTATTAATTGTTGCTTTACGCAATTCTTTTATCCATGCTGAAATGGGCTTCTTTCAAAATTTGCTGCAAGGAGTCAAGTTACAGGTTGCGCCAGCGCACAGAACCGGAGTGTACCGAAAGTACATGAGGATTTGAGCACTGCCGCAGCCTGCAAATTGGCCCTTGCGGTAGAGTTTCAAAAGAAGTCTAATGAAGTTACTTGCCAATGTACCTTAATCACGTGAAAATAAAAAGTATTCGTATTGCTTAGGAGATAGGATGACCGCCGATACTGAATTAAGCCAACTTATGCAATCAGTTGCTGAAAAAAGTCTGCAAATGTTAGAAAGTTTTCGTAACCAACCACCACAGCTTCCACTATGGATTAATCGTTTCATTGATTTAACCAAAGATTTTCAAGCGCTCATGGCAACTTTCTTTAAAAATCCAGAAAAAATTTGGCAATATCAGATTGCTTATTGGCAAGATGCCATGAGTTTGGCGCAAGATCAATTTACTTGTTGGCTAGAAGGGAAATCTATGCCAATTGAAGACAAACGATTTAGTGGCGATGAGTGGGTTAATAATCCTTTTTTTAATTTATTAAGCCAGCAATATTTATTAGCTAGTGAACATTTTAATACCTTGCTTGAAAGGTTAGATTATGGCGATAAACGTTTAGCTAAACGAGTACAATTTTTTAGCCGGCAATATTTAGATGCGTTATCTCCAGCCAACTTTATTCATACTAATCCACAATTAATGGCAGAAACTATTCAAAGTCATGGCAAAAATTTACTGCGCGGACTACAAAACTTATTAACCGATATGGAATCTGGATCAGCTCGTTTAATTATTAAAATGACTGATATGGATGCTTTTAAAATTGGTAAAAATCTAGCAACGACACCTGGGAAAGTAATTTTCCGCAATGAAATGATGGAATTAATCCAATATACCCCACGCACTGAGAAAACATATACTATCCCCTTAATGATGATTCCGCCTTGGATAAATAAATACTATATACTTGATTTGAGTGAAAATAATTCACTTATTGGCTGGCTTGTTAAACAAGGAATTACAGTTTTTGTTATCTCCTGGGTTAATCCCGATGCTACCTTTGCAAAGAAGGGCTTATACAGCTACTTAAGCGAGGGGCCGATGACTGCTATTGAAGTAATTAAGGAGCAACTACAAGTAAACAAGGTCAACACCTTAGGTTTTTGTATAGGAGGAACTTTACTCGCCTGCCTTCTCGCCTACTCTAAAGCACATAATAAAAAATCAATTAGGAGTGCTACATTTTTAGCATCCATGATTGATTTTAGTGATCCAGGCGATATCTCTGTCTTTATTGATGAGCATCAAATCAGACACTTAGAAGAGCAGATGAAATTAAAAGGTTATTTAGATGGACGCTTTATGGCAAGTACCTTTAATTCACTGCGAGCAAACGATTTAGTATGGTCCTTCTTTATTAAGAATTATTTACAAGGTCAAAATCCTGTTCCTTTTGATATTCTTTACTGGAACGCTGATGCCACCAATATGCCTGCAAAAATGCATTCTCAATATCTACGTTGGATGTATTTACATAATAATTTAATCAAACCGGGTAAAATTAAATTAAATCATACACCTTTAGATGTTAATAAAATTGACGTACCAACTTATTTTATCTCCACAAAAAAGGATCACATCGCCCCTTGGCAAACAACTTATGTTGGTTTTCAAGCAATGAAAGGTGAAAAACAATTTCTTTTAGGGGGTTCTGGCCACATTGCAGGTATTATTAATCCGCCCTGTGCTAAAAAATATGATTATTATGTAAATCCTGCAACTGATCTGTCTGCAGATGAATGGTTTAATAGTGCAACTAAATATACAGGTTCATGGTGGCCTACTTGGTTTAAATGGC is a window of Legionella busanensis DNA encoding:
- a CDS encoding cell division protein ZipA C-terminal FtsZ-binding domain-containing protein, encoding MQANLSLVLNVILLIGVVIAIGRLMKTKRQANRFSSYQPPLGKVENKPFDDIIAVRKVNSNLLNEEEDLANVKISASEHDDKKPILVDEVINNESSYESNNETGPSVMMFLLAKENRQLAGYELLQTVLAAGLRFGEGHLFHRHQYSNGQGPILCSLAAATPTGVFDLQNIGGFSVRGLCLFMHSSGNPTIDKERFTIMLDTAKQLSDELDTLLLDEKKRPLTAESLRHYYKLLNITDISDIKEFKENEIA
- the smc gene encoding chromosome segregation protein SMC, yielding MHLKQLKLAGFKSFVDPISIPFPSHLVAVVGPNGCGKSNIIDAVRWVLGESSAKTLRGESLTDIIFNGSTNRKAVGQASVELIFDNSLGRLGGQYGNYQEIAIKRLVTRAGDSLYFLNGIRCRRRDITDLFLGTGAGARGYSIIGQGTVSRLVEAQPEELRAHLEEAAGISKYKERRRETVMRINQTRENLARVSDIRDELTKQLQRLERQAKAAAYYQELKNLERTYKAEIIALKWQDLTKQSSQLENQINQFTIDYEQYQTSITQIYSHNTSLKIRIEQTQDVIETQQAHFYQLTTEIARLEEQLQQQNQEHQRLLMNRQTIYTEQLELNTQLNHEQKLIQNYQDDIKRTEFNLEASKQQLIKKQQLYQVAKQEQLEWQTKIKEVQTNLTRTEQELQVQQVHYQHIIQEQQNVQITFDKNTDLLSSLTQELNAINLVQEKTNLIHLENKKTEQEINYQRLFNNLGEIRQQLIQTEAELYQAQDQMHQLTAKHASVAAILATIKKQSYSSIKDHPRLFESLIVDKEWQYACELVLKDYLQATVVTSLQPILAKLNELADNSQSFTTPYFNLKKSTNYPCLADKISSSVPYFLPNLHKVFTASSVIEACSWLPQIGEDESIITKEGCWLAKGWIRITGKAPVDTVSLLAKQEELSHLESELQQAQTNLEQLKQKRDELHLFLEEQQEKVVASKEELNIILDEIRSEKTRIDTLQLKIEQLNTKRQELLKDNEQIKQRLVDLADQRFTIDQIIAAALPLKQQFLAEQEQYNRSKQDFDDAFLFKEKDLHEARNLMHQLEIENERNQLTYKQITANAAAKQDKLILLKERLKEDDKQLATLLESNFSCEKKLEVRLEEHKKVEQSLQVIREELNDDKAKFTAQEAKIKADEKQIKILQEKMQQLQLQLQTFRVQIGNLLDVLKEQGFQVQALIKALAPEITIKVREQHIEEIVTEINRLGAINLAAIEEYSNEMQRKQYLDEQYSDLINALAMLEVAIEKLDKETKLRFQQTFNDVNATFQSLFPRLFGGGRAALELTGDNLLEAGVLITAQPPGKRNNTIYLLSGGEKAMIAVALIFAIFQLNPSPFCMLDEVDAPLDDVNIGRFCNLVKEMSQVVQFLFITHNKITMELADHLIGVTMREPGVSRIVSVDVEQALAITEA
- a CDS encoding cell division protein ZapB, translating into MRKATINKIIGYLILIVVVTFLSSGFYFWEQYLLAHFLGGFQEPDIPIMHSSPGFHFFFKAWPIWIFPLIINNLFITLIGKKYYQVFIKRIAKLKQERLKLQNEIKELKFKLIKLNDEVNKSRRNVDQEKHKALQIAYDNLVNDYKQSTDFIEKLLDKINQYGLK
- a CDS encoding PHA/PHB synthase family protein, which gives rise to MTADTELSQLMQSVAEKSLQMLESFRNQPPQLPLWINRFIDLTKDFQALMATFFKNPEKIWQYQIAYWQDAMSLAQDQFTCWLEGKSMPIEDKRFSGDEWVNNPFFNLLSQQYLLASEHFNTLLERLDYGDKRLAKRVQFFSRQYLDALSPANFIHTNPQLMAETIQSHGKNLLRGLQNLLTDMESGSARLIIKMTDMDAFKIGKNLATTPGKVIFRNEMMELIQYTPRTEKTYTIPLMMIPPWINKYYILDLSENNSLIGWLVKQGITVFVISWVNPDATFAKKGLYSYLSEGPMTAIEVIKEQLQVNKVNTLGFCIGGTLLACLLAYSKAHNKKSIRSATFLASMIDFSDPGDISVFIDEHQIRHLEEQMKLKGYLDGRFMASTFNSLRANDLVWSFFIKNYLQGQNPVPFDILYWNADATNMPAKMHSQYLRWMYLHNNLIKPGKIKLNHTPLDVNKIDVPTYFISTKKDHIAPWQTTYVGFQAMKGEKQFLLGGSGHIAGIINPPCAKKYDYYVNPATDLSADEWFNSATKYTGSWWPTWFKWLKKKSGPLKLAPKFSELPYKPLIAAPGKYVFQTTSRPEADVEKEKEITES